One Cryptomeria japonica chromosome 9, Sugi_1.0, whole genome shotgun sequence genomic window carries:
- the LOC131029694 gene encoding 5'-adenylylsulfate reductase 3, chloroplastic — MASLLQALAQQPAASFTKQKFFPIALHGNRISAPLKKISIKEGSAQCGPLFETALQPLSVYASLACKAATISVPDLVDERVDFNQIATDLLEASPLEIIDKALSMFGNDIAIAFSGAEDVALIEYAKLTGRPFRVFSLDTGRLNPETYQLFAEVEKHYNIHIEYMFPAAEEVQALVRSKGLFSFYEDGHQECCRIRKVKPLRKALKGLRAWITGQRKDQSPGTRANVPVVQVDPSFEGLDGGVGSLIKWNPLANVQGNDVWMFLQTMNVPVNTLHYKGYVSIGCEPCTRPILPGQHEREGRWWWEDSKAKECGLHKGNIENINGDNKNSVQVANGAGDLFSSKNVLRLTREGIERLASSEERKESWLVVLYAPWCQFCQAMEASYNEVALALRDSGVKVAKFRADGEHKSFSQQHLQLGTFPTILLFPKHGSKAIKYPSEKRDAQSLLAFVKSLQ, encoded by the exons ATGGCCTCTCTTTTGCAAGCTCTTGCCCAGCAACCTGCAGCAAGCTTCACCAAACAAAAAT TTTTTCCGATTGCTTTACATGGGAATCGGATTTCGGCGCCACTGAAGAAGATATCGATTAAGGAAGGCTCTGCTCAATGTGGTCCATTGTTTGAAACTGCATTGCAACCGCTATCTGTATATGCTTCGTTGGCTTGCAAAGCCGCTACCATCTCTGTCCCCG ATTTGGTGGATGAAAGAGTAGATTTCAATCAAATTGCTACGGACTTACTTGAAGCGTCCCCTTTGGAAATAATAGACAAAGCtctgtcaatgtttggtaatgacaTTGCTATTGCATTCAG TGGAGCAGAGGATGTTGCACTGATTGAATATGCCAAACTGACAGGTCGACCATTTAGAGTGTTTAGTCTCGACACTGGAAGGCTTAATCCTGAAACGTACCAATTATTTGCTGAGGTTGAGAAGCATTATAACATTCATATTGAATATATGTTTCCTGCGGCCGAGGAAGTTCAAGCCTTAGTAAGGAGTAAAGGGCTATTTTCCTTCTATGAAGATGGGCATCAGGAATGTTGCCGGATACGTAAGGTGAAGCCGTTGAGAAAGGCACTCAAAGGCCTCAGGGCATGGATAACTGGGCAACGCAAGGATCAATCTCCTGGCACACGAGCCAACGTTCCTGTTGTACAG GTCGACCCTTCATTTGAAGGATTGGATGGGGGTGTCGGAAGTCTTATCAAGTGGAACCCCTTGGCAAATGTGCAAGGCAATGATGTGTGGATGTTCTTGCAGACTATGAATGTACCAGTCAATACCCTTCACTATAAG GGATATGTCTCAATAGGATGTGAACCATGCACTAGGCCAATTCTACCAGGACAACATGAAAGGGAAGGACGCTGGTGGTGGGAGGATTCAAAGGCAAAAGAGTGTGGATTGCACAAG GGAAATATTGAAAACATAAATGGAGACAACAAAAACTCTGTACAAGTTGCAAATGGAGCTGGTGATCTTTTCTCAAGTAAGAATGTGCTGAGATTGACAAGAGAAGGTATTGAAAGACTTGCAAGCTCAGAGGAAAGGAAGGAATCGTGGCTTGTGGTTCTATATGCGCCTTGGTGCCAATTTTGTCAG GCGATGGAAGCATCTTACAATGAAGTAGCATTGGCACTTAGAGACTCCGGAGTTAAG GTAGCTAAATTTCGTGCCGATGGAGAACATAAATCCTTTTCCCAACAACATTTGCAACTTGGGACATTTCCAACCATCTTGTTGTTTCCCAAGCACGGCTCCAAGGCTATAAAATATCCCTCTGAAAAAAGGGATGCGCAGTCTTTGCTTGCATTTGTGAAGTCTCTTCAATGA